One stretch of Bacteroidota bacterium DNA includes these proteins:
- the hypF gene encoding carbamoyltransferase HypF codes for MVRVVEKSDEKTRRLKIIIHGAVQGVGFRPFVYRLASEMHLHGWVSNTPQGVLIEAEGDCITLDSFLTRIHSEKPSLSSIHSCETSFLDPLGFRSFEIRESTITGSATALVLPDIATCPDCLKEIFDINDRRYLYPFTNCTNCGPRFTIIQSLPYDRKNTTMKSFTMCEECGKEYHDPRDRRFHAQPNACPKCGPHIELWDRNGILVTSHQTAIEQSVQAILNGEIVAVKGLGGYLLMCDARRDDVVQTLRERKHRDEKPFALMFPSISHVENECELSEIEQRLLLSPQAPIVLLRALTSSAPSLSSGIAPGNPFLGVMLPYTPLHHILMSMLQIPLVATSGNISDEPICFHEESAVTKLHGIADYFLVHNRPIERYCDDSIMRVVQGRELMIRRARGYAPLPIHLPKKINFPVLAVGAQLKNTIAIAHDDSIVVSQHIGDLETAESLSSFKKTIKDVRTLFDTVPSVIIHDLHPEYLSTTIAKNGLSAQLNNASVISLQHHFAHIASCMAENELAGPVIGFSWDGTGYGTDGTIWGGECILFDQKVFRRVGTIRSFTLPGGETAIREPRRCAASILHEIYGIDSLGKSQIIDDSFLERDRRLLLDMMSKKINAPLTSSMGRIFDAVAAFCGVKMKSSFEGQASMGLEYLAMQSDTEEIYPITLQGHEGLLTWNWIPMFESILKQSKEGMPKREIAAMFHNTLAEVILRMAKHWNIEKVVLSGGCFQNMILLEKSITLLRRNGFTPYWHQRIPANDGGISLGQIYSYFLTQPEHH; via the coding sequence ATGGTGCGAGTGGTTGAGAAGTCAGACGAAAAAACGCGGCGTTTAAAGATCATCATTCACGGAGCAGTCCAAGGTGTCGGATTCCGTCCGTTTGTGTATCGACTTGCATCCGAAATGCATTTGCACGGCTGGGTATCGAATACTCCTCAAGGAGTGTTAATCGAAGCCGAAGGGGATTGCATCACTCTTGACTCATTCCTAACAAGAATCCATTCCGAAAAGCCATCGCTCTCAAGTATCCACAGTTGTGAAACTTCTTTTCTGGATCCGCTGGGATTTAGAAGTTTTGAAATCCGCGAAAGCACAATCACAGGATCGGCAACGGCACTTGTGTTGCCGGATATAGCTACATGTCCTGATTGTCTTAAGGAAATATTTGACATTAACGATCGCCGCTATTTATATCCTTTTACAAACTGTACCAATTGTGGTCCCCGATTTACGATTATTCAGTCATTACCGTATGACCGAAAAAATACCACAATGAAGTCGTTCACCATGTGTGAGGAGTGTGGAAAGGAATATCATGATCCGCGTGATCGGAGATTCCACGCCCAGCCAAACGCTTGTCCGAAATGCGGTCCGCATATAGAATTGTGGGATCGAAACGGTATTTTGGTAACATCGCATCAGACCGCTATTGAACAATCGGTTCAAGCAATATTGAATGGCGAAATTGTTGCGGTGAAAGGGTTGGGGGGATATTTGTTGATGTGTGATGCAAGAAGAGATGACGTCGTTCAAACATTACGAGAGCGAAAACACCGGGACGAAAAACCATTCGCACTGATGTTCCCTTCCATCTCTCATGTGGAAAATGAATGTGAGCTTTCTGAGATTGAGCAGAGACTATTGCTTTCACCGCAAGCTCCTATTGTACTGCTAAGGGCTCTTACAAGTTCTGCTCCATCACTTTCATCAGGCATAGCTCCTGGAAATCCATTTTTAGGGGTAATGCTTCCGTATACACCATTACATCATATCTTGATGTCGATGTTGCAAATTCCACTTGTTGCCACCAGTGGAAATATTAGCGACGAACCGATCTGTTTTCACGAAGAAAGTGCTGTGACAAAACTCCATGGCATCGCTGATTATTTTTTAGTTCACAACAGACCAATTGAACGGTACTGTGACGATTCAATCATGCGTGTGGTACAAGGCCGCGAATTAATGATTCGCAGAGCACGTGGATATGCTCCTCTTCCAATCCATCTTCCAAAGAAAATCAACTTCCCGGTTCTTGCCGTCGGAGCGCAGTTGAAGAATACGATAGCAATTGCTCACGACGACTCGATCGTTGTCAGTCAGCATATTGGTGATCTTGAAACTGCGGAATCTCTTTCGTCATTTAAGAAAACTATTAAAGATGTCCGGACATTATTTGATACTGTTCCTTCGGTGATTATTCATGATCTGCATCCAGAATATCTTTCTACCACAATCGCAAAAAATGGACTCTCAGCTCAACTGAACAATGCTTCGGTTATATCCTTGCAACATCACTTTGCCCATATTGCATCATGCATGGCAGAAAATGAATTGGCCGGTCCAGTGATTGGATTCTCATGGGACGGAACCGGTTACGGAACTGACGGAACGATTTGGGGCGGAGAATGTATTCTGTTTGACCAGAAAGTATTTCGTCGTGTAGGAACAATTCGATCATTCACACTTCCCGGAGGTGAAACGGCAATTCGTGAACCGCGGAGATGTGCTGCAAGCATCCTTCACGAAATCTATGGGATCGATTCATTGGGAAAGTCACAAATAATAGACGACAGTTTCCTTGAACGTGATAGAAGATTGCTTTTAGACATGATGTCAAAGAAAATCAATGCTCCATTAACTTCCAGCATGGGAAGGATTTTTGATGCAGTGGCTGCTTTTTGTGGTGTGAAGATGAAGAGTTCGTTTGAAGGGCAAGCCTCAATGGGATTGGAATATCTTGCAATGCAATCTGATACGGAAGAAATTTATCCAATAACTCTTCAAGGCCATGAGGGACTCTTAACATGGAATTGGATCCCGATGTTTGAATCAATCTTAAAACAATCCAAAGAAGGGATGCCAAAAAGAGAAATTGCAGCGATGTTTCATAATACTCTTGCAGAAGTTATTCTGCGAATGGCAAAACATTGGAACATAGAAAAAGTAGTTCTGTCGGGCGGATGTTTTCAAAACATGATCTTGTTAGAGAAAAGCATCACATTGCTTCGTCGGAATGGTTTTACTCCCTACTGGCATCAACGGATTCCGGCGAATGACGGCGGAATTTCGTTAGGACAAATTTACTCTTATTTTCTTACACAACCGGAGCATCACTAA
- the hypE gene encoding hydrogenase expression/formation protein HypE, with protein MTNNIAQGLNCPLPIENHATVVLAHGGGGKLTHQLIEQVFKKHFSNPDLDLMHDGAMVEVNKGRIAISTDSYVVSPIIFPGGNIGELAVNGTVNDIAMCGAQPKYLSASFIIEEGLSIDELESIVKSMSRAAKTAGVSIVTGDTKVVPRGKADKLFITTAGVGTIPAGRNIHPSNIKAGDSIIISGTIADHGMAIMSVREGLEFESEIASDTIALNGLVEEMYRVSPDIHFLRDPTRGGVASTLNEIASSSQKGIRLIERSIPVNENVRSACEILGFDPLYVANEGKLIAIVSASGTDKILSAMRNHPAGKHSAIIGTVTDERPSMVLLQTAIGGERVVDMITGEQLPRIC; from the coding sequence ATGACGAACAATATAGCACAAGGACTCAACTGCCCCCTTCCGATTGAAAACCATGCAACTGTGGTTCTCGCGCATGGAGGAGGCGGAAAACTGACTCATCAATTGATCGAACAGGTTTTCAAAAAACATTTCTCGAACCCTGATCTGGATCTGATGCATGACGGAGCGATGGTGGAAGTGAATAAGGGTAGGATTGCAATATCAACTGATTCCTATGTTGTCAGCCCAATTATCTTTCCTGGCGGAAATATTGGAGAATTAGCCGTCAATGGAACGGTGAATGATATCGCCATGTGCGGCGCTCAGCCAAAATATCTTTCCGCTTCATTTATTATAGAAGAAGGTTTGAGCATAGACGAATTGGAATCCATTGTGAAATCTATGTCGCGTGCTGCAAAAACAGCCGGAGTTTCGATTGTTACTGGAGATACAAAAGTTGTTCCTAGGGGAAAAGCAGATAAATTATTCATAACAACTGCTGGTGTTGGAACAATACCAGCTGGAAGAAATATACACCCTTCAAATATTAAAGCGGGAGATTCGATTATCATCAGCGGAACAATTGCTGATCATGGAATGGCGATTATGTCCGTGCGCGAAGGTCTGGAATTTGAATCCGAAATTGCTTCCGACACAATAGCGTTGAATGGATTGGTAGAAGAGATGTATCGTGTTTCTCCAGACATTCATTTCTTGCGTGATCCTACACGAGGTGGAGTTGCAAGTACGTTGAATGAAATTGCATCATCTTCGCAAAAAGGAATCCGATTGATTGAGCGTTCAATTCCGGTGAATGAAAATGTCCGTTCTGCTTGCGAGATTCTCGGTTTCGATCCTTTATATGTTGCCAATGAAGGGAAATTGATTGCTATCGTTTCTGCAAGCGGTACGGATAAGATACTCTCTGCGATGAGAAATCATCCGGCAGGAAAACATTCTGCGATAATCGGAACAGTAACAGATGAACGGCCTTCTATGGTATTACTGCAAACTGCAATCGGTGGGGAACGAGTAGTAGATATGATCACTGGCGAACAATTGCCGAGAATTTGTTAA
- the hypD gene encoding hydrogenase formation protein HypD yields MKYLDEFRDPVFAKSLSEKIHKITTRPWTIMEICGGQTHSIVKSGLENLLPSSLSIVHGPGCPVCVTPLEMIEKAILIAQQKNVIFASFGDMLRVPGSSSDLLTVKANGGDVRIVYSPLDAVSIAEKNPGKEVVFFAVGFETTAPANAMAVWQAYKKNLKNFSILCSHVLVPPAIEALLSSSLNRVQGFLAAGHVCTVMGYEEYIPLAKKFKVPIVVTGFEPIDILHGTLMLITQLEEGRYDLENQYSRMVKREGNVTAQEMIFNVFEISRRTWRGIGEIPQSGYSLKKEFTKYDAENRFDLGKIDVQESPLCIAGEILRGLKKPFECAAFGKKCSPEHPLGAPMVSSEGACAAYYNYKRQNVSIAQ; encoded by the coding sequence ATGAAATATCTTGATGAATTTCGCGACCCGGTATTCGCAAAATCTCTTTCCGAGAAAATTCATAAAATTACGACTCGTCCGTGGACAATCATGGAGATTTGTGGTGGACAAACACATTCCATTGTAAAATCAGGATTGGAAAATTTGCTTCCTTCATCACTTTCTATTGTGCACGGTCCCGGATGTCCTGTCTGTGTAACACCGCTGGAAATGATTGAAAAAGCAATCCTGATTGCTCAACAAAAAAATGTCATCTTTGCATCGTTTGGCGATATGCTGCGTGTTCCGGGATCATCTTCCGATTTGTTAACAGTAAAGGCGAATGGCGGTGATGTCCGAATAGTCTATTCTCCGCTGGATGCGGTATCAATCGCAGAAAAAAATCCAGGAAAGGAAGTGGTCTTTTTTGCTGTTGGTTTTGAAACCACTGCGCCCGCAAATGCCATGGCAGTGTGGCAAGCGTACAAGAAAAACCTCAAAAACTTTTCCATTCTCTGTTCTCATGTACTTGTTCCCCCGGCAATAGAAGCGTTGTTATCCTCCTCATTAAATCGAGTCCAGGGTTTTCTCGCTGCAGGACATGTTTGCACAGTGATGGGATATGAGGAATATATTCCGCTCGCGAAAAAATTTAAAGTTCCCATTGTTGTGACAGGATTTGAACCGATCGATATCCTTCATGGTACATTGATGCTTATTACTCAGTTGGAAGAAGGACGCTACGATCTTGAAAATCAATATTCCCGCATGGTGAAGAGAGAAGGGAATGTTACCGCGCAGGAAATGATCTTTAATGTTTTCGAAATATCACGCAGAACGTGGCGAGGGATCGGAGAAATTCCTCAGAGCGGATATTCTTTGAAAAAAGAATTTACGAAGTACGATGCGGAAAATAGATTTGATCTCGGGAAGATTGATGTTCAGGAATCGCCCCTTTGCATTGCAGGAGAAATTTTGCGCGGATTGAAAAAACCGTTTGAGTGTGCAGCATTTGGGAAAAAATGTTCACCGGAACATCCACTTGGTGCGCCAATGGTTTCGTCCGAAGGAGCATGTGCTGCATATTATAATTACAAACGTCAGAATGTTTCAATAGCGCAATGA
- the hypA gene encoding hydrogenase maturation nickel metallochaperone HypA, with translation MHELSVAENIVEIIHQHVENDRLHDVRSVTVKVGTYSGVVADSLEFSYQAITAATPLEQSSLSLERIPFVVQCNDCHAKLINDDGVTQCVSCGSFRTTIISGRELQVKDIELEDVEKELV, from the coding sequence ATGCACGAACTATCAGTCGCAGAAAATATTGTCGAGATCATCCATCAACATGTCGAGAACGATCGACTGCATGATGTACGATCGGTAACTGTGAAGGTCGGTACGTATTCCGGAGTGGTTGCTGATTCGCTGGAGTTTTCGTATCAGGCAATTACCGCGGCGACACCGCTTGAACAATCATCTCTCTCACTTGAACGGATTCCTTTTGTTGTTCAGTGCAACGATTGCCACGCAAAATTGATCAATGATGATGGTGTAACACAATGCGTATCGTGCGGCAGTTTCAGGACAACAATAATATCCGGAAGAGAATTACAGGTAAAAGATATTGAATTAGAAGATGTAGAAAAGGAACTTGTATGA
- the hypB gene encoding hydrogenase nickel incorporation protein HypB, with the protein MSVLTIERKVLEKNDDIARRNRELFAANKLFVFNLVSSPGSGKTSLLEQTLKHLNGSVRIAVVEGDVQTDFDAQRVAKFNVPVVQIVTNGGCHLEAKLVHDALSNFDLKNIDLLVIENVGNLVCPANYDLGEAMKVVVVSTTEGDDKPLKYPGMFHNASVLIVNKIDLVPYVNSNPEVIKKNALQINPALKIFETSCVTNKGIPEWCEWLRSQTKKRGV; encoded by the coding sequence ATGAGTGTATTGACGATTGAACGAAAAGTTCTTGAAAAAAATGACGACATCGCACGTCGCAATCGGGAGCTGTTTGCTGCAAACAAGCTCTTTGTGTTTAACCTTGTCAGCTCGCCCGGTTCCGGAAAGACAAGTCTTCTTGAACAAACGCTAAAGCATTTAAACGGAAGTGTCCGCATTGCTGTTGTGGAAGGAGATGTGCAGACGGATTTTGATGCTCAGCGTGTTGCAAAATTTAATGTCCCGGTGGTGCAGATTGTAACGAACGGTGGTTGCCATCTTGAAGCAAAACTTGTGCACGATGCACTTTCCAATTTTGATTTGAAGAATATCGATCTGTTGGTGATTGAAAATGTTGGCAATCTTGTCTGTCCGGCAAATTATGATCTAGGCGAGGCGATGAAGGTTGTTGTTGTCAGCACAACCGAGGGAGATGACAAGCCGCTGAAGTATCCCGGAATGTTCCATAACGCCTCTGTATTGATCGTCAATAAAATTGATCTTGTTCCGTATGTCAATTCTAATCCTGAAGTAATTAAAAAGAATGCATTGCAAATTAATCCCGCTTTAAAAATATTCGAAACATCCTGCGTCACAAACAAAGGAATTCCCGAATGGTGCGAGTGGTTGAGAAGTCAGACGAAAAAACGCGGCGTTTAA
- a CDS encoding HypC/HybG/HupF family hydrogenase formation chaperone — MCLAIPGRIEKIEEGSSPKMAKVSFGGIIKNVCLDFLPEAVLHDYVLVHVGVALTKVNEEEALETIELFKQMGNALDELKEGETV; from the coding sequence ATGTGTCTTGCAATTCCCGGCAGAATTGAAAAAATTGAAGAAGGTTCTTCACCAAAAATGGCAAAGGTGAGTTTTGGAGGAATCATTAAAAATGTCTGCCTTGATTTTCTTCCGGAAGCTGTTCTGCATGATTATGTTTTGGTTCATGTTGGTGTGGCGTTGACGAAAGTGAATGAAGAGGAAGCGTTAGAGACAATTGAACTCTTCAAGCAAATGGGAAATGCGTTGGATGAATTAAAAGAGGGGGAGACAGTATGA